ACCTGGTGGTGCCTGTAACGAGACACTTAATGGTTAtgctcaaatattttttaacacaACACTCAGTTTGCTGCAAGATCTCAGCTCAGCAAATCCAGGAATGAACTTTTCACTTGGAAATTATTTCTTGATGACCACGGGTGTTATTGATAATCCAGTTGCATCAGGTAAACATTATAAAGATTAGGCATGAATGGATtgatatttgaaattaattagTTGAATAATTGTATAGGTTTCGTAGAAGTTGAAGCAGCATGCTGTGGTACGGGACCTTACAAAGGAGGCTATAAATGTACTCAAAATTCTGATGTTTGCAAAAAGCGAGATGAATACTTGTTCTGGGATTGGTTTCACCCAACTCAGAAAGCATCTGAAATGGCAGCTTTGTCTCTTCTTTATGCAACTGGGCAGGAATTTGTGACGCCCATCAACTTCACTACATTGGCAACTATTCAACACTGAAACTATGAACTATATTAAATGTGACCAAAAGCAATGAAATAAAACTGATATGAGGGGGTAACAGCTAGTTAATTAGAACGGAACGTTCATCAATTATCAATAAAATTGATTATGGTCTAATTAAAAGGGGGTTATATTATTTTGTTCctctttgtaaaaataatacATGGCCTTTTGTCTGATATTGTAATTAAAAACCATTGTTACTTCCGATATATATTTGGTCTGTTTTATCGCTTTCCTGCTTAGTTTTCTTGTTAAAAAAGAATCCTTGTTCTATGGACTATGTGTTCTACTGCTAATAAACCAATATGTCAAATATTATGAAGAACTAAATTAATACTTTATAACATTTATTTGGTGCCTTTTATGGTACTATTTGCAGATGCTAAAATGAACATTTGAAATACTAGTGAAATATGAAAAAGATTGATGAGAGGAATAGTATTGCAAGTGAAATACTCCCTTTGTGTCCCAAtaatatgagaaataaaaacttttgaaacttgtgtggtctaaaataaattttattagtaagaatttttttaggtataaattacgcataatatataaatatgctCTTTAACTTTgccttaatttatatttatgtccttcaactttgagtatgcacaagtagacatttaaacttgtataaagttgaatataTAGATATGAACATCCTACATGCCAATTTgagtcctacgtgtattatgtcacgtaaGATATtaatgtgtctacttgttcaactttatactaGCTTAAGTGCACAttcaaagttgaagggcataacTGTGAGATAAGTCAAATTAAATGGCACATTTATGCGTGTATTATACCTATAGATTATATGTTAATTTAAATGAGAATATATAGTGTCTTTTTTTTGGGTtataaactaaaatgaaaagggGAAGCAGAATATATTTATTAGCAAAACTTACCTAATATAACTTAGTTTGGTTGGTGAACAAGTTACCTTTGATTTATAATACGGAAATTGAGAGTCCTTCGCTTTAGTAATATCAATacaatactaaatcaatatcaataaattaattgggGATATATAATGTAACTATTTCGTGGGATATAAATATAAAGGtgtatatgtttgtaattattatGCTTTTATAGAATATTTACTTAGTTTCCCcttaataatacaaaaatagaataaatcaaatttattttgatttgattgcGATTAACATTttcatcaaatcaaaatccaaaaaaaccAAATTTCTCAAATTGAACCGACCGAATGCCTACCTTATAAGTGTGGGAACTGGGAAGCAATGATTTTTCTTCAACCAATTTCGTTTGAACTGCAATACATTTGCATCAGAACTCATAACTCATCTCACCAATAACTTTACCAATCACTTATAGGTTACACAATATTCATTCCTATCTCTCAATTCTTATAtcaatcttatttttttcctatcaAGCTAATTATCCTTTTACGAGTTTCActtgaaaaaagaataattaaatgCAATCTCTTCAGACgtcttaatttaataaaaacaaatagaGCATGACTTCTCTTACCTACGGAAAGAGTCATTTTCTAAAGGGGAAAGAAGACTTGTACTCCCCAAATAcaaatatcatcataatatatatatactccaaTGGTATGAAGGATGAAGAAGGGGGCAGTTAGGTAAATAGTTTAGGTTGTAGGTTTAATCAAGGTAAATTTATTGGGTTGGATCCAATTTAGGTAAATACTTTTGCTTAAAGAGTCAAATTTGTGTAGTTTTCCCTTTTCTAAAGTTCTTAACttaatataacttatttttaaggATACCTGTATCCTCATCAATTTAGGTCCTACTATAGACAGAGCCCTAAAGCTACTTACTATACTCTTCACTGCATTCCTACGCGGAGAGCAGCCGATCATGGACAGTGGAAGTGTCACCCCCTGGGCCGATCTCCCTAAAGAACTTGTCGAGAAGATCGGCAGTTGGCCCGGTAGCACACAAATTGACGTCCTTCACCTTCGTGCAGTCTGCACAACATGGCGTTCAGCAATTCCTCCTTTCAAAAACTTTCCTTCTTTACCTCTCAAATTGCAAGTCCCCAACGACACGGACACTTTTGGAAGCAATCCTGAATTTTATTTAATCGATAGCACAGTTTATCTCATTCAACCCATTGATACTAATAAGCCTTCGTCTTCGTCTTCGTCTTCTAGATCTGGCTGGTTGGTGAAGGTTATGCAAACAGCAGATGGAAAATTGCGGGTTCTGAATCCACTATGCCACAAAGCAATGGACGTTACGCCAGAGGATGTGCCTAATAAGGTATTGAATTGAATCTACTAGCTAGACTTCCGCGTTTCTCAAGTTTGCAAATCTTATAGTGTGCAATACTTCGAGTTTCCCAGCTAATCACGATGTAGGTGATCTTGTTAGTAAAATTTTGCTAATTTCTACTCACAATTGTTTTTCTCTAATGGCAATTCATCATAATAAGGTTGAGTTATGTCACTTTAAGTCAGGGGACGAGAAATGGACTACGTTAAGAGATGACAGTTGCAAGTCAATTCTCGACATCATTGTGTATAAAGGGAATTTTTATGCTGTCGATCTAGATGGTGAGACCATAAAATTTGATTACTCGCTTAATGAGACCAAGGTAGCTTCCCGGTTGCACAATATGAGGGTTGCTGTTAGACGTATGAAGAAGAAACGACTTGTGGAATCAAGTGGTCAATTGTTTCTTGTTGATACGTGTTCATATAACTCTGATCCCAATGAAGTCGATAGGATTAGAATATATTGGCTAGATAAACAAAAGCATGAGTGGACTCGTGTGTATAAATTGGTTGATCGTATTTTCTTTGTTGGTGACGACTGTTGTTTCTCAGTTTCTCAAAAGACTTTGGTGATCAGTTCCGAGGGAATTGCATTTATTATACAAATGGATCTGCATATATTAACATGTTGCGGAAGtatgatactccctccgtccctatttacttgtccatatttccttttttggttgtccctatttagttgtccattttgacaaatcaagaaaggacaacaaattttttcctattatacccttatttacacttcttgaaaattgtaaaagtgtatgttgtttccctccaatttatttcacttgaattcaaataagtggttgtaattttgaagtgaaaagttgtcataagggtaaaattgtaacttcactgtgctaatcattgttgccttaatctgtgtgtcatttctaaagtgaacaactaaaaagggacggagggagtagtaagtTTTGGGTTAATTGAAATAATAACGTCATATACATAGTTTTGATGACTATCGTAGCATCAATAATTTTAGTCAAATATCTTTTGGCTATCCTATAGGTAGCGTGAGTTATTATAGAACATCAGGTGATATTAGTGCAGAACTGGTACATAAATATAAAGGATTACAGGGTCATAATACGGGTGTGCTTACTGCTGTTAAACCTGGTTATAAGCTGGACCGCTGTTATTCTACCTTGAATATGCAGATATTTTTCTTGCCACCACCATCTTGGCTTAATCAGAAATCATACAGGAAGgttctcaaaaaaagaaaaaaaggaagttgCTGAgtcatgattattttatttacatacaAGGAAGAGGCAGAAGGATCAATTCATGAAGAGACATATCGATGCAGGTCCTACTCCAATTAATCTTTGtcattttactttaatttatgtTTGACTTCAATTTGATTCTTGTGTTACTACTGGCTTTGATTTGGTGGTAATCATTCTACTATGCGAGACCACAAGTGTCGAttttttacaaacattttaacatctattttttcattatattgatatgaaaaaaataaattgattaattttttaatatttaaaattatattttaaaatatcaaatataatttaatatatctttaaaaattagtcaaattaactctCGAAAAATGTCACACAACTAAAAAGAAACTAAGGGAGTAAAATGAATAACTAATAGGCTAATAGCCCAAATTAATCTATTAACTGAGGGAGtaaaatgaataattaataGGCTAATAGCCCAAACTAATCTATTAAGTGAGGGAGTAAATGAATAATTATTAATAGGCTAATAGCCCAAACTAATCTATTTATTGCCTTCGACCTAATGTCAAGCttttaaattatcttttttaacaaatatttttttcaaaaagtactTTTCACTTTTGGTGAAAAATTAGTGTATctataactaattattttttaaaaaatatatatttttaaacaacAATTAGTATTTGATGatgagtttttaaaaaatatggatGTACAAATTTTAACCGATCAGGATAAGATTAATTTGATTAGTAAATGGATTATGAAGCAGcaaattcttatatatatatatattataattaaatattaaaactcTATGTACAAATAAATATCATACTGAATTAGATATATCATGATTGTTTCCATtaagtaattttatcatttgtaaggcataatatataaatgtgtcattcAATTTGTCCTCATTTTACATTTATGTTTTGTCTATGcataaatagacacttaaatttgtataaagttgaaaaaaCAAAAGCATGAGTCCGACATGACATAATATACATAGATCACTACGATGCATCATGTGTGGAATACATGTATTTATTCAACTTTATGCAAGTTTAAATGTCTTTGAAAGACATAAATGCAAGATGAGACCTATTTgcctttttttaaataaagcaCAAACGTACCGCCTTTGGAGTGCACATAGAAAAGAAATCTATACTCTATTGGCCAAACGTTTAAtagattatttcaaaaaatgtttttctaaaaatagttttgaaaaaacaattcacatagaaaaaaaaaaatctatactCTATTGGCCAAACGTTTAATAGATTATttcgaaaaatgtttttctaaaaatagttttgaaaaagcaatttgatgatttatgttagtctaaacttttttaaaataatgtattttctcaaaaaaaaaattataactttggAAAACAGTTTTGTTACCCACAGATCAAAAGTTTGGCCGGAAGCGGAGATATAGTAGTagacaaagaagaaaaaggacgTATTTTCCAAAATTACCAGCTGGATATAAATTTTATTGCCAAAATAATAACGGATACGCGGAATCCGCGGTCGGTTGACAACTGTTATAGTGGATCCCAAGCGGTTCACGGTTTCACTCCGCCTGCCCCAAAATATATAGCAGCAATACTAGGGCTTTAATTTATCATCCAAGCTCTGATGGAGCAGCAAACTGTGGGCAGTGGAAGGTACGTTCCCTGGTCTGATATTCCGAAAGAACTCGCCGAGAGGATCGGTAGTTGCCTGGACACTCAAATTGACGTTCTTCACTTCCGTTCAGTCTGCACAACATGGCGTTCCTCACTTGCTCCTTTCAAAACCGTTCCTCATTTTCCTGTTGAAATCCCCTTCCCTCTCGATGACCGTAACATTTATAAAGGGAGGCCTGGTTACTATCTCATCGAAAGCACTGTTTACATTTTACAACCACTTGACGGAGATTCAATTGATTCGCCTTGTAAAGGATGGTTGATCCAGGTTATAAAAACAGCAGATGGAAAATTGAAGGTTTTGAATCCACTGACAGGCAGGGAAATACAGAATCATATGCCTAAGGTATTGAATTTACTGGACTTTCGCGTTTCTCACGTTTGCAAATCTTATCATGTGCAGTACTACATTCCCTCGAAACCTTTGTTCAGTGGTTATGATGTCGGTTATGTTAGGAAAATTTTGCTTCTTATGAACCACAATGCAGGGAATGAGAAGGATAGTTTTTCTTTAATGGCCATTGATCGTGATAATCGGTTATGTTATTTGAAGTCTGGGAATGACAAGTGGACTAagttaaaaaattatagttCTTACATTGATGATATCATTGTGTATAAGGGGAATTTTCATGCTGTTGATCGATATGGTGAGACCATGAAATTTGATTCCTCGTTTAATGAGACGACGGTGGCTTCCAGATTTTATGGTGAGACCATGAAATTTGATTCCTCGTTTAATGA
The Solanum stenotomum isolate F172 chromosome 12, ASM1918654v1, whole genome shotgun sequence DNA segment above includes these coding regions:
- the LOC125847878 gene encoding F-box protein At2g17036-like; translated protein: MEQQTVGSGRYVPWSDIPKELAERIGSCLDTQIDVLHFRSVCTTWRSSLAPFKTVPHFPVEIPFPLDDRNIYKGRPGYYLIESTVYILQPLDGDSIDSPCKGWLIQVIKTADGKLKVLNPLTGREIQNHMPKVLNLLDFRVSHVCKSYHVQYYIPSKPLFSGYDVGYVRKILLLMNHNAGNEKDSFSLMAIDRDNRLCYLKSGNDKWTKLKNYSSYIDDIIVYKGNFHAVDRYGETMKFDSSFNETTVASRFYGETMKFDSSFNETVASRFSGGGKRKKRLVESGGQLFLVDYSSDFGKDASREIKIYRLDEKQYEWIEVNTLGDRIFFAVNDCCFSVSSRDFGDKYGRGNCIYYVKGSMYFDDEDSDDDFGMCGCCCPLDDDDVISYPISNYDDKTNESGSKSGGGGVISTSISNGDHRINASTSKSGGVREEQAVDRYKGVFDDNTCVFTIEDGKLGSLLSFLDYAEILWPPPSWLNGEDQPHPHVHEIAESLLSINKQG
- the LOC125847434 gene encoding F-box protein At2g17036-like, encoding MDSGSVTPWADLPKELVEKIGSWPGSTQIDVLHLRAVCTTWRSAIPPFKNFPSLPLKLQVPNDTDTFGSNPEFYLIDSTVYLIQPIDTNKPSSSSSSSRSGWLVKVMQTADGKLRVLNPLCHKAMDVTPEDVPNKSGDEKWTTLRDDSCKSILDIIVYKGNFYAVDLDGETIKFDYSLNETKVASRLHNMRVAVRRMKKKRLVESSGQLFLVDTCSYNSDPNEVDRIRIYWLDKQKHEWTRVYKLVDRIFFVGDDCCFSVSQKTLIFFLPPPSWLNQKSYRKIKSLAGSGDIVVDKEEKGRIFQNYQLDINFIAKIITDTRNPRSVDNCYSGSQAVHGFTPPAPKYIAAILGL